CCGTTCTGTATCTAAATCGATACCTGGGGATAAAGGTTTTATTAATCCTTTGCGTACCTCGTCAACATAATGGTTGATGTAAAACTTACCAAACATCCCAAATTTGCCAATCAAATCCCGCATTTTGGGATTGGGCAAATCGCGTTCTTGAATAATTCTCCCCTCTACACGAGAATGGAGTTTACCAAGTTTATTAAATCCACCGTTGGGGTTGACCAAGGTTTTGGCATGGTCGATCATCAAAGGAATTTCTACCCCAGAGTCAAAAGCCGCATTCGTGTTGTCTGTCAGCTGTTGTACTCTGTGGGATGGGAATTCATGAACCCTTCCTTTATTATCTTTTTGTGTTCCCTCAACCAAGAGAAGGGCATTCTTAATTAAAAAATCACCCTGCTCGTAGCTGCCAAACGCAACTAACCCACCGGCTGAATCAAAGTAAGCCTTGCTCATATTAAAAACAGATTGAGTTTTCACCAATCTGCTAACAACTCGACTGACAATAGTATTATCTTTTTTATGACAAAGCGCCATACAGTATGACAGATTGCCATATTTTAAGAAAGTTGAAGCAGGCAAGATTGGATGCAGGATTGTCACAGCTAAAAGCCGGGAAGTTCATCCATTGTTCTCAATCAACGCTTTGCAAAAAAGAGAGAGGCGATCGCCGCTTCTTTGCTGAAGAACTATTGCAACTTTGTTATCTTTATAAGATATCCCCGAAGGATTTTATAGAAAAACGTAGAAAGAGGTCAAAAAAGAAATCAGACATTAAAGGATAATTATGGATTTCTTAGAGATCGCATCTGTACTTGCATCTCTTGAACTTGCCTGTAATCATCCCCAATTTTTTTAACTAAATCTACCCTTTTGGCT
The Nostoc punctiforme PCC 73102 genome window above contains:
- a CDS encoding helix-turn-helix transcriptional regulator yields the protein MTDCHILRKLKQARLDAGLSQLKAGKFIHCSQSTLCKKERGDRRFFAEELLQLCYLYKISPKDFIEKRRKRSKKKSDIKG